The Huiozyma naganishii CBS 8797 chromosome 3, complete genome genome contains a region encoding:
- the FAP7 gene encoding nucleoside-triphosphatase (similar to Saccharomyces cerevisiae FAP7 (YDL166C); ancestral locus Anc_7.348): MGESRRLNPNILVTGTPGTGKSTTCELLLRNLPDYTYYNISDFAAKNKCYDGYDEARKSHIVDEDKLLDELEPLLHSGGNIIDWHVNDVFPERLIDLVAVLRCDSSVLFDRLNKREYHSSKIDENMDAEIMGVVLQDALDSYEEQIVVELQSDDTEQMAANVDRVVTWTTMWKEQHPEGVTNELSAHQAKKERNDESEEGDFEEQGSDASSESESDSESEGSK, encoded by the coding sequence ATGGGCGAATCAAGACGGTTAAATCCAAATATTTTAGTGACAGGGACACCTGGGACAGGGAAGTCTACAACTTGTGAATTGCTACTGCGCAATTTGCCTGACTACACATATTATAACATTTCGGATTTTGCTGCTAAGAACAAATGTTACGATGGGTACGATGAGGCTCGTAAATCTCACATTGTTGACGAGGACAAACTGTTAGATGAATTGGAACCATTGCTTCATTCTGGTGGAAATATTATAGATTGGCATGTGAACGATGTTTTCCCAGAGAGACTGATTGACTTAGTAGCCGTACTTCGATGCGACAGCTCTGTTTTATTTGATAGactgaacaagagagaGTACCATAGTTCCAAAATAGATGAAAATATGGACGCTGAAATAATGGGTGTTGTATTACAAGACGCATTGGATTCATACGAAGAACAAATAGTTGTTGAATTACAGAGTGACGATACCGAACAAATGGCAGCGAATGTTGACCGTGTCGTTACATGGACCACAATGTGGAAGGAACAACATCCGGAGGGGGTCACGAATGAGCTAAGTGCGCATCAGgccaagaaagaaagaaacgaTGAGTCTGAAGAAGGGGACTTTGAAGAGCAAGGCAGTGATGCCTCAAGTGAAAGCGAAAGTGACAGTGAAAGCGAGGGATCAAAGTAA